The following coding sequences are from one Xiphophorus couchianus chromosome 22, X_couchianus-1.0, whole genome shotgun sequence window:
- the klc1b gene encoding kinesin light chain 1b isoform X4, with product MSTMMYPREEKLEKLSQEEIISNTKLVIQGLEALKNEHNSILHSLLETIKCLKKDEEANLVHEKSNLLRKSVEMIELGLGEAQVMMALSNHLNAVESEKQKLRAQVRRLCQENQWLRDELANTQQKLQKSEQSVAQLEEEKKHLEFMNQLKKYDEDVSPTEEKDRETPKDNLDDLFPNDEEEQGQGMQHQHNSAAVAAAQQGGYEIPARLRTLHNLVIQYASQGRYEVAVPLCKQALEDLEKTSGHDHPDVATMLNILALVYRDQNKYKEAAHLLNDALSIREKTLGKDHPAVAATLNNLAVLYGKRGKYKEAEPLCKRALEIREKVLGKDHPDVAKQLNNLALLCQNQGKYEEVEYYYCRALEIYECRLGPDDPNVAKTKNNLASCFLKQGKYKEAEILYKEILTRAHEKEFGSVDAENKPIWMHAEEREEMSKSKHRDNTPYGEYGGWYKACKVNSPTVNTTLRNLGALYRRQGKLEAAETLEECAVRSRKQGIDPIHQTRVVEILKDTDGERRRSRDSLTSVKYESGSETGEEVSMGVEWNGDGSGALQRSGSLGKLRDVLRRSSEMLVKKLQGNGPPEPRNTNMKRAASLNYLNKTSDDSFQTRGGGNFRESRGLSSSTVDLYTGK from the exons ATGTCAACTATGATGTATCCGCGGGAGGAGAAGCTGGAAAAGCTTTCCCAAGAGGAGATCATCTCCAACACCAAGCTGGTGATCCAAGGCCTTGAGGCCCTGAAGAACGAGCACAACTCCATCCTCCACAGCCTGCTGGAGACCATCAAGTGCCTAAAGAAGGATGAAGAGGCCAACTTAGTCCATGAGAAGTCCAACTTGCTCCGCAAGTCGGTGGAGATGATCGAGCTGGGACTGGGAGAAGCCCAG GTCATGATGGCTCTGTCCAATCACCTGAATGCGGTGGAGTCGGAGAAGCAGAAGCTGCGTGCGCAGGTCAGGAGGCTTTGCCAGGAGAACCAGTGGCTGCGGGACGAGCTGGCCAATACCCAGCAGAAGCTGCAGAAGAGCGAGCAGAGCGTGgcccagctggaggaggagaagaagcaCCTAGAGTTTATGAACCAGCTCAAAAAGTATGATGAAGACGTCTCACCCACT gaggagaaagacagagaaacGCCAAAGGACAACCTGGATGACCTCTTTCCtaatgatgaagaggagcaaGGTCAAGGAA tgcagcaccaacacaACAGCGCCGCTGTGGCTGCGGCCCAGCAGGGCGGCTATGAGATCCCGGCCCGCCTGAGGACCCTGCACAACTTGGTGATTCAGTACGCCTCTCAGGGCCGCTACGAGGTGGCCGTGCCCCTCTGCAAGCAGGCTCTGGAGGACCTGGAGAAAACCTCTGGACATGACCACCCCGATGTCGCCACCATGCTCAACATCCTGGCTTTGGTCTACAG GgatcaaaacaaatacaaagagGCAGCCCATCTGCTCAATGATGCCCTATCCATCCGTGAGAAAACCCTGGGCAAAGACCACCCGGCC GTTGCTGCAACTCTGAACAACTTGGCCGTGTTGTACGGAAAGAGAGGGAAGTACAAGGAAGCCGAGCCTCTCTGTAAGAGAGCCTTGGAGATCAGAGAAAAG GTTCTGGGGAAGGACCACCCAGATGTGGCCAAGCAACTGAACAACCTGGCCCTGCTGTGCCAGAACCAGGGCAAATATGAGGAGGTGGAGTATTACTACTGCCGCGCCCTGGAGATCTATGAGTGTCGGCTGGGTCCAGACGATCCCAACGTGGCCAAAACCAAGAACAACCTG GCTTCCTGCTTCCTCAAACAGGGGAAATACAAAGAGGCTGAGATTCTGTACAAAGAGATTCTGACCCGTGCTCATGAGAAAGAGTTTGGATCGGTTGATG CTGAGAACAAGCCCATCTGGATGCATGCAGAGGAAAGAGAGGAGATGAGCAAG AGCAAACACAGAGACAACACCCCATATGGAGAGTACGGAGGCTGGTACAAGGCATGCAAAGTCAACAG CCCTACAGTGAACACTACCCTGAGGAACCTCGGTGCTCTGTACCGCCGCCAGGGCAAACTAGAGGCAGCGGAGACACTGGAGGAGTGTGCTGTGAGGTCTCGCAAGCAG GGCATCGACCCCATCCACCAAACGCGTGTGGTGGAGATCCTGAAAGATACAGACGGTGAGAGGCGGAGGAGCAGAGACAGCCTGACCAGCGTTAAGTACGAGAGCGGCTCTGAGACTGGCGAGGAAGTGAGTATGGGCGTGGAGTGGAACGGG gacGGCAGTGGCGCTCTGCAGCGCAGCGGATCTCTTGGGAAGCTCAGAGATGTTTTGCGTCGCAGCAGCGAGATGCTGGTGAAGAAACTGCAGGGCAACGGACCACCTGAACCTCGCAACACCAA CATGAAAAGAGCTGCTTCACTGAATTACCTGAACAAAACAAGTGACGACTCTTTTCAG ACTCGAGGAGGCGGAAACTTCAGGGAAAGCCGGGGCCTGAGCTCCAGCACTGTGGATCTGTACACTGGGAAGTGA
- the klc1b gene encoding kinesin light chain 1b isoform X2 yields MSTMMYPREEKLEKLSQEEIISNTKLVIQGLEALKNEHNSILHSLLETIKCLKKDEEANLVHEKSNLLRKSVEMIELGLGEAQVMMALSNHLNAVESEKQKLRAQVRRLCQENQWLRDELANTQQKLQKSEQSVAQLEEEKKHLEFMNQLKKYDEDVSPTEEKDRETPKDNLDDLFPNDEEEQGQGMQHQHNSAAVAAAQQGGYEIPARLRTLHNLVIQYASQGRYEVAVPLCKQALEDLEKTSGHDHPDVATMLNILALVYRDQNKYKEAAHLLNDALSIREKTLGKDHPAVAATLNNLAVLYGKRGKYKEAEPLCKRALEIREKVLGKDHPDVAKQLNNLALLCQNQGKYEEVEYYYCRALEIYECRLGPDDPNVAKTKNNLASCFLKQGKYKEAEILYKEILTRAHEKEFGSVDAENKPIWMHAEEREEMSKSKHRDNTPYGEYGGWYKACKVNSPTVNTTLRNLGALYRRQGKLEAAETLEECAVRSRKQSNTGIDPIHQTRVVEILKDTDGERRRSRDSLTSVKYESGSETGEEVSMGVEWNGDGSGALQRSGSLGKLRDVLRRSSEMLVKKLQGNGPPEPRNTNMKRAASLNYLNKTSDDSFQTRGGGNFRESRGLSSSTVDLYTGK; encoded by the exons ATGTCAACTATGATGTATCCGCGGGAGGAGAAGCTGGAAAAGCTTTCCCAAGAGGAGATCATCTCCAACACCAAGCTGGTGATCCAAGGCCTTGAGGCCCTGAAGAACGAGCACAACTCCATCCTCCACAGCCTGCTGGAGACCATCAAGTGCCTAAAGAAGGATGAAGAGGCCAACTTAGTCCATGAGAAGTCCAACTTGCTCCGCAAGTCGGTGGAGATGATCGAGCTGGGACTGGGAGAAGCCCAG GTCATGATGGCTCTGTCCAATCACCTGAATGCGGTGGAGTCGGAGAAGCAGAAGCTGCGTGCGCAGGTCAGGAGGCTTTGCCAGGAGAACCAGTGGCTGCGGGACGAGCTGGCCAATACCCAGCAGAAGCTGCAGAAGAGCGAGCAGAGCGTGgcccagctggaggaggagaagaagcaCCTAGAGTTTATGAACCAGCTCAAAAAGTATGATGAAGACGTCTCACCCACT gaggagaaagacagagaaacGCCAAAGGACAACCTGGATGACCTCTTTCCtaatgatgaagaggagcaaGGTCAAGGAA tgcagcaccaacacaACAGCGCCGCTGTGGCTGCGGCCCAGCAGGGCGGCTATGAGATCCCGGCCCGCCTGAGGACCCTGCACAACTTGGTGATTCAGTACGCCTCTCAGGGCCGCTACGAGGTGGCCGTGCCCCTCTGCAAGCAGGCTCTGGAGGACCTGGAGAAAACCTCTGGACATGACCACCCCGATGTCGCCACCATGCTCAACATCCTGGCTTTGGTCTACAG GgatcaaaacaaatacaaagagGCAGCCCATCTGCTCAATGATGCCCTATCCATCCGTGAGAAAACCCTGGGCAAAGACCACCCGGCC GTTGCTGCAACTCTGAACAACTTGGCCGTGTTGTACGGAAAGAGAGGGAAGTACAAGGAAGCCGAGCCTCTCTGTAAGAGAGCCTTGGAGATCAGAGAAAAG GTTCTGGGGAAGGACCACCCAGATGTGGCCAAGCAACTGAACAACCTGGCCCTGCTGTGCCAGAACCAGGGCAAATATGAGGAGGTGGAGTATTACTACTGCCGCGCCCTGGAGATCTATGAGTGTCGGCTGGGTCCAGACGATCCCAACGTGGCCAAAACCAAGAACAACCTG GCTTCCTGCTTCCTCAAACAGGGGAAATACAAAGAGGCTGAGATTCTGTACAAAGAGATTCTGACCCGTGCTCATGAGAAAGAGTTTGGATCGGTTGATG CTGAGAACAAGCCCATCTGGATGCATGCAGAGGAAAGAGAGGAGATGAGCAAG AGCAAACACAGAGACAACACCCCATATGGAGAGTACGGAGGCTGGTACAAGGCATGCAAAGTCAACAG CCCTACAGTGAACACTACCCTGAGGAACCTCGGTGCTCTGTACCGCCGCCAGGGCAAACTAGAGGCAGCGGAGACACTGGAGGAGTGTGCTGTGAGGTCTCGCAAGCAG AGCAACACA GGCATCGACCCCATCCACCAAACGCGTGTGGTGGAGATCCTGAAAGATACAGACGGTGAGAGGCGGAGGAGCAGAGACAGCCTGACCAGCGTTAAGTACGAGAGCGGCTCTGAGACTGGCGAGGAAGTGAGTATGGGCGTGGAGTGGAACGGG gacGGCAGTGGCGCTCTGCAGCGCAGCGGATCTCTTGGGAAGCTCAGAGATGTTTTGCGTCGCAGCAGCGAGATGCTGGTGAAGAAACTGCAGGGCAACGGACCACCTGAACCTCGCAACACCAA CATGAAAAGAGCTGCTTCACTGAATTACCTGAACAAAACAAGTGACGACTCTTTTCAG ACTCGAGGAGGCGGAAACTTCAGGGAAAGCCGGGGCCTGAGCTCCAGCACTGTGGATCTGTACACTGGGAAGTGA